The nucleotide sequence ATAAATCATTAAGGAGGGAGTGAAAAGGGGGTGTTATGTCCCTTGTTCTGTCCAACGGTGTGCGAGTAATGGGACTTGGCCTGGATTTCCGTGGGACTTCGTTTCGCGGGCCTGGAGGTCCTTCGGCCCAATAGCTTAACCGCATATTGGGCCTTCGTTCGATGGGCCCTGTAGGGCCTATAACCAACATGTCCCTGTCCTTCGGTTGGGCCTCGGGCCAGCCGACGGACACCGGTCTCGGCCCATATTGGGGTGAAGAAACCCTAGGGCGACCGCTTCAGTTCCGCCTCGATCTTCGGTCGTACACGTGGCAAGCTTGTGGGGACTTGCAGTGCATTAATGTGACAGCTGTTGGCACGTTGTTCCATGGCTCAATCTCAACCGTTTTAATCTGGGACGTCTATTTCAAAAACCCCCAAACGTCGCTTTTATGAATTCATTTTAGGCGCCTATATAAGCCCATTTGtgcattttcttttctttttatcaCTTTCAGTTTCTCCACACACAGTGACGAATTGCGGTGAATCTTTCAATCACGGGCAACAGCAACTCCGTCTTCCCAGATTATCCCATTTCAATCCAAGAACATCTCCAGATAAGTAAGTACATTTTCTTGCTTTTCAGTTGCTTTTTACATTTGCATGTCAGTTTTCTGTGTTTTATGATGTTTGCATGTGGGCTCAATGGTTTTGTTCTGGGTTCATGGGGTTTTTCTGGGTTttgtgtgtgtgttattgtgtTTTTTGGGGTTTTGGGGCATTTCTGGGTAGGTAATAGAAGTTTCTCTGGGTTTTACCAATTTGAGAGGGCCCCATGGGTTTAAAGATGGCATGCGAGGCGTTTTCTGACCAAGAACGTTCTTCGGGATTTCTTGGTTTTAAAACATCTTTCGGGAGCCGACCCAGGGCGTAAACATGTGGCCCGGAGTTTGAGATGTTTGCGAAAGGTTTTCTGTAGGCAAGAACATCCTTCGGGTTGGCTTGCCCCAGGAGCAACCTTCGGAAACCGCCTCCGGGTTTTTTGTTCATTCGGTCCTGGGACGTGTACtcggttttttattttttctcTTCTGTCTGCTAATCCGAGTACATGGACTAATGTCTCTCTGTTCCTGATACAGGGACATGGACCGAGCGAACCGCCCCTCAGATTCTTGGGACCCCTTGTCGAACAGCTTGGCGGGAACGTCTTCTATTCGCCTCGAGCGGACAAGACGGGCCCTTTTTGGTTCGGCCGCGGACTATCCTGCAGCCAACAATCGATCAGAACTGTCGAAGGGACGCGTGGTTCAGATGTACGATGATTATTCCGTCCCTCGAGGGTTCTGTTGGCTGTATGTGCCGAGGGAGGGCGAAAGGATCTACGATACTCTCAGGGTGCCGGAGGGATACGGAGGCTGTGCCGTAGGGGTTTCGGAAGCGGCCTTTAAGTGTGGCTTAAGGGTGCCTCCGTTGAAGCTAATAAAGCATCTTTTCTTCCAGATGGGCATCGCCCTCGGACAGATGGACCCAAATGGGTTCATCAATATTAACTATTTCCAGAACAGATGCCTTCACGCCGGGATCGCACCCAACACTCGTCTATTCTGGTACCATTATGACTTTCGGAAGAACCCGAAGAGTCCCGGTTTTTACACCATCGCCCGTCGAGCAGGGCGACCTGATTGGACGGCGACCAACTCGAACAACAAAtccactcacactcattggtgcTATGTGAGTGGTCCACGGTTGGCTGCCATATCGGTTTGGCGAGATGTGAATCCCTCGCTGCTTCTTATGCCGAGCCTGACCTTGGAGGAGAAGGAGAATTACACGGCGTTGGTGGACGTCAGTGTGAAGAAGTTGGGTCCCGGAGAGTTTCGGGACAAGGACAGGCTCTTCAGCTTGTGGGTGGGGGTAACAAAACTTCTTTCTTTGTTTTTTTCTTTCATTAGTTTTGTCCCATCACCTATATAATTGTTTGTCCTTGTTATGCATTCGGTTATATATGCTTGGACCGACTTGCTTCCTTTTATATTTCAGTGTCTTCGAGAGAGGCTTTGATCGAGAGGAAAAAGACCAGGGCGGCCGAGAAGAGGGCGGCTGAGGAGGCGGCGAAGAAGGTCGCCGATCGGAGGGCTATGCCAGATCCTTCGGAGGACACAGGCGAGAGGGCTCAGACCGAGAGGGCTTCGCCGCCCCGCCAATCTCATGCGGCTTCTGAGGCCGAGGAAGGGGACGACCTGGAGTACATGGGAGAGGGAAACCCTTCCAAGCGGACCCGGAGCAAGGAGGGGATCGTGCGTTCCTATCTCCCAGGGTGGGGCGTGCTCACGTCCGACCATATTGTGTACCTGGCCCGGCAATCCACAAAGGAGGTGGCTTCGGACTTGTGTCATGGCCTCCAGCTTCCGGTCGATCTTCTGACCTTCGCTTCAGCCTCTGCTACCGAGGCCTGTACGGAGCTTATGTCCTTCCTATCCCTGGTATGTTTTTTAATTTCTCCCATTTTTATCTCTCGCCCGTctttttcttttcaacactttttAGTAATGTTTTTTATCTTGTCTTTTTGCAGGCTGCTCCTTGGGCTGCAGCCGTGGATGATAAAGTTAAGGACATGGAGACTCGGATGGCCGAGGTGAAGGAGTTGGAGAGGAGGGCCACGGCGGCCGAAGAGGAACTTCTAAGGGTGAAAGCCCAGAACGAGGTCGAGGCCACTGTGCTGAAGGAGGACAAATCCCGGCTGGAGAATGAATTGGAGAAGGCGAACCGGAGGATCTCCCACCGGAACGTCCAGCTGAAGAGGTCCCGAAAGGAGCTTCGGAAGAAGCAGAAGCAGCTGGACCGGACGGAGGAGCGCTGCTTTCAGTTCGGCGCTGACTATGTCCTGGAGAAGGCCCATGGCCTGAACTGGGATTATAAGCAGTTGCTGGACGACAGCCTGGAGGATCATATCGGCCGGCCAGCAGTCGAAGTCCCTCATGTCTCCTCCGGCGAAGACGAAGAGCTCTCGGATGAAGACCCTCAAGCCTAAGCCTTCAGCACTGAGGTGCTTGATATGACGGAAGATGATCTTGTTGCAAAGTTTGCCGTTGGTGTTTCCATGGTCATACCCAACTCTTGCAGCGGCATTCTTCGTTCATCTTCttgaattgtatttttattttttgtaatcGGTACTCCTGCTTTTTGTAATTGGTACTCCTACCTTCGAGCTTTTGTAATTTAACTAGCCTTCGGGCTTTTATATTTTAATGCATCTTTCATCTTTCGTCAGCATTGTCTTATTTACTGCTTTTAATAGTTGTATCTTCGGCTTCATCCGCCTCAACAATTAAAACGAATCGCCTCTTCGGCATTATTGATGCCTTAACGATTTTAATGAAATGAATTGTATCTTCGGCTTCATTCGCCTTAAGAACTTTAATGAATCGTCTCTTCAGCATCATTGATGCCTTAAcgattttaataaattatatctTTGGCTTCATTCGccttaacaattttaataattttaataaaatgaatcgtaTCTTCGGCTTATTCATTCACCTTAACGATCTTAATGAATTGTATCTTCGGTTTTATCTGccttaacaattttaataaaatgaatcgtatcttcggcttattcattcgccttaacgatcttaacaattttaataaaatgaattgtaTCTTCGGCTTATTCATTCGCCTTAACGATCTTAATGAATCGTCTCTTCGGCATTGATGCCTTAACGATAAAATGAATTGTATCTTTGGCTTCATTCGCCTTAACaattttaacaattttaataaaatgaatcgtaTCTTCGGCTTATTCATTCGCCTTAACGATCTTAGTGAACTGCTGCCTTACTACCCCCTATGGCCCCAAGGGTTAAATGTCGAAGGTGACTTCGGGCTGTTAATTCTTTTACTGCACTTAGCGAAGGAACAGGGATGCTGATCTTTCAGCGATTTCCCCTAGATCGGCATGTCATGATTTGTTCGGCTAATAGGAGGTCTTCTTCGGGATTGCCCCTGGACCTGATTTTGGGTCCTTTTTAGAACACATGATTGTGGCCGAAGGACTATGTTCACCGTTTAGATTGCCCCGGGACAGGGGTTCCTTCGGATTTTTTAATATCAAATGAATAAGGGGTGACGAATGATAGGGCGTTAATATTAGGATTGCCCCTTAAGGCCCTTAATTCGTGTTTAGCATGTTCAAATTGAGTCATAATAGTGTAGTGAAGGATGTTCGAGTTTTGGGGGATTGCCCCTTATGTCTCGTGTTCAATTAACAAATTAGACAAGGGCGGCCGAGGGGTTTATCTTCTTCGGGATCGCCCTCAGATAATACTCGGGCGGCAGCGGCATGTGTAAATAAAGAAATTTAACAGGAAATGCATCTTTATTTATAATCAAATTGTTTACATTCTTCACATGTAATTCAAATACAAACTTTTAAGAAATTTCTTACTGATAAAATTTTCGAAGGCGACTGGCATGCCAAGTGTTTTTGATTGCCTCGCCTGACAGTGTTTCGAGCTTATATGTTCCGGGGCGAACGACCTCGATCACCTTATAGGGCCCTTCCCAGTTAGGCTGGAGCTTTCCTTGTGTTGGCCGGCATGGATGCGGCCAATTCCCTTAGGACTAGGTCTCCTACTCCGAAGGACCTTTTTTCACATTGGAGTCATAGTGTTGTGTCGCTTGTAGCAAATACCTCATGTTCCTTTGGTGGGCAGCTTCCCTTTCCTCCTCCAGTAAGTCTACGTTCGCCCTCAACCCGAAGCTATTAGTTTCCACATTGTAGGTTTCGGTTCGGTATGATTCCAAGCCCACTTCGACGGGAACTAGAGCCTCGGTTCCATAGGCCATTCTGAAAGGAGTTTCTCCCGTTGATGTCCTAGGGGTGGTTCGGTAAGCCCATAAGATCCAAGGGAGTTCTTCCGCCCATCTTCCTTTGGCCTCGCCCAGCCTCTTTTTTATTCCTCGAAATATCACTTTGTTTGCCGCTTCGATTGCCCCATTTCCTTGCGGGTGGGCGACTGAGCTAAATTTATGTTCAATTCCGAAATGGTGCAGAAACTTGCGGAATTTGTTCCCAATAAACTGAGTTCCATTATCTGAGATGCACGTTTTCGGAATGCCAAATCGGAGAATGACCTATTCCAGGTTGAACTTTTTCGCGGCTTCTTCGATATGGATGACAGAGGACGGGCTTCGACCCACTTGGTTATGTAGTCGATGGCGATTATGCAGTACTTCGCTTGCTTCATGCTAGTTGGTAGTATGCCGACTATGTCCACGGCCCATACGGCGAATGAAATAGGGCTTAGTACAGAGGTCATTTCTTCTGGGGGTTGTTTCGGGACAGTGGCGAACAGCTGACACTGTACACATCTTTTTGCATAGTCGTTGGCGTCGGCTTTCAGAGTGGGCCAGAAGAATCCCTGCCGGAGAATTTTAAAGGCGAGCGACCGACCAGCCAGGTGTTCGCCGCAAATCCCTTCGTGCACTGCCTCCAGAGCCTGTTGTTGTTCTTCGTTGTTCAAACATTGCAGAAGGGGTTGACTGGCTGACCGGCGATACATCCGTCCATTAATTATTGTGTAGTTCAATGCTCTGTATTTAATTTTCAACGCTTCCTTTCGGTCTGGTGGTAGAATGCTTTTCTCCAGAAAGTTCCTGAGGGGGGTTATCCAGCCGCTCCCCTGGTGGATTTCAAGACATTCTTTCTTCTCGATCGAAGGCGTCTTGGCTTCGGTGAGGTAAATAGAACCAGTTAAGTTCTGTGTCTCGGCCGAAGCTAGCCTGGAAAGGGTGTCTGCCCTAGAATTGTTCTCTCTGCCAATTTGActtagttcaaaggtttcaaatGATAAAGAAGCATCATGTACCTTGGCAATATAGGCTTTCGTTCGGGGATCCCTTTGCTCATATTCCCCCGTGAAGTATTTCACGACCAACATGGAGTCACTGAAGGCCCTTAGGTGCTTCGCCTCAAGGCTTCGGGTCAGCTTCATCCCTGCGAGGAGGGCCTCATATTCAGCCTCATTATTTGTCAAAGGGAAGTCGAATCTTATGGCTTGGCATATCTCGAATCCTTCGGGGCTGGAGAGGATCAAGCCGGCCCCACACTTTTTTCCGGCTACCGACCCATCTACAAAAAGTTTCCACTTCCCTGGGATCCGGATTAGTTGTTCGTCAGGTGAAAGATCCTTCGGGCCCGAGAACGTGCATTCAACCATGAAGTCGGCCAAAGCCTGGGCCTTAATTGCCGTTCGGGGAACATACTCGAGATCAAATTCCCCGAGTTCGATGGACCATGCTATGACTCTTCCAGATGCTTCGGGCCTAGTCAAAATCTTCTTCAGAGGTTGGCTGGTGACAACTTGGACCGTCCGGCCTTGGAAATAATGTCGCAATTTTCGGGAGGCCATAACCAACCCATATGCGAATTTTTCGGTGTTGGGGTACCTTGTCTCTGCATCCTTGAGGACATGGGACATGTAGAACACGGGATGCTGATTACCTTCATAGTTCTTCACAAGGACGGCCCCCAGAGTTCTGTCGGACACGGCTAGATAAAGCTGAAGGGTTTCCTTCGGATCGGGCCTCATCAAGAGAGGTGCCTTTGTTAGATATTCTTTTACTTCTTCGAATGCCTTTTGACATTCGGTCCCCCATTCAAAATTCTTTGACCCTTTGAGCACGGCGAAGAAGGGGAGTGTCTTCTCGGCTGACCGGGAAATGAAACGCCGAAGAGCGGCGAGCCGGCCCGTCAATTTCTGGATGTCTCTGATGCATTTGGGAGGTTCCATATTAATAACTGACTCGATCTTCTCTGGGTTCGCCTCTATTCCCCGGGCACTGACCATGTACCCGAGAAACTTGCCACTAGAGACTCCGAAGGTACATTGGTTCGGATTGATCCTCAGGTTGTTCTTTCGGAGCGTTTCGAAGCATTCTTTTAAGTCTTCGTCATGATCTTGGAATAGTGATTTTACTATCATATCATCCACATATGCTTCCATGTTCCTTCCGATCTGCTCTTTAAAGACCTTGTTCACCATTCGCTGGAATGTGGCTCCAGCGTTCTTCAGTCCGAAGGGCATTTTAATATAAGCATAAGTCCCCTTCGGAGTTATGAACGATGTCTTGGGCACATCCCTATCATTCATAGCAATTTGATGATAACCAGAAAAAGCGTCCAAAAAATTAAGTACCTCATATCCTTCCGTTGCGTCTATCAATTGGTCGATGTTAGGCAAGGGGTAGTGATCCTTCGGACATGCTTTATTGAGGTCTGTGTAATCCACGCACATCCTCCATTTCCCATTCGACTTCTTgacaaccaccacattggctagCCAGTCGGGATACTCAATTTCCTCGATAAATTTGGCTTCTAACAATTTTTCCACTTCGGCCTCTATTACCTTCTGTCGTTCGACTGCGAATGTCCTCTTCTTCTGCTTTAACGGCTTGGCCTCGGGCTGCACATTCAAGCAGTGTGTTGTCGTCTTGGGATCCAATCCGGGCATGTCTTCCGGCCCCCAGGCGAACACATCATGGTATTGCCGAATGACAGCTATTACCTTTGTCTTCAGATCCGCCCCCATGTTTTTTCCAATCCGAACCATCTTTCCCGAATGGCCCGCGTACAATTCCACTTATTCGGTCTCCGCTGCGGGTTCGGCGATCGGGCTAGAAAGGTCGGCCCCAAACTTCTCCGACTCGATGTTCAATGTTTCCCGGCTTCCACTGGGTTCGGACTCTGCCCGCTTCCTCTTCCCGGTTCCATTTGATCCTTCGTATTCCTGGTCCCTCTCAAGGTCTTCGAGCATTATGATTCGGGCAGTTTTCTGATCGCCCCTCATTTCTCCTACCCCTTTCTCAATGGGGAACTTAAGTTAAAGATAGGGTATAGACTCCATTGCTTCGAAGGTCGATAAGAAGGGCCTGCCGAATATTGCATTGTACAGGCTTTCGATCCGAACTACATAGAACTTCACCAACTTTTCAACGGTATATGGCAACTTGCCTAGGAGGACTGGTAGAGTAATCGTTCCTTCGAACTGAATGGGATGCCCTCCGATGGCATAAAGGGGAGCCTCGTTACAGGGCTCTAGTTGCTCTCCGGCCAAGTTCATCTTGCAGTAGGTTTTGTGGAACAGTATGTTGGCCGAGCTGCCTATATCCACCATTACTTTCCATATTTTATTCTGCCCAATGATAGGATTGATGATTAAAGGATCCTCGTGCGGGCGAATGACATCCTCGTAGTCTTCGGTGCTGAAGGTCATGGGCATATGGGGCTTTGCTTGTCCGAACTGATACAGGTTGTACACCTGCCGGGCATACTTCTTTTTTGTTGTCTTACTATCCTTATCTAGGATGCTTCCCCCAAATATAGTTTTTACTTCGCCCCTTATCCTGTCCCTTCGCTCTGGCTCATCGGCCTCTATCTCCTCCTCTTGGTTCTCCTTCGGGCCCAACCTATCTCTCAGATCTCGGACGAATTGATTAAGCTCGTCGTCTTTGATCATGCGCTCAATGAGCTTTTTGAGGTGATAGCACTCATCGGTGTTATGCCCCTTGTCCCTATGATAGTCACAATACTTATCGGGGGTTTTCTTGTGGTTCGGGACCTTCATCTTGGCGGGGCGAACGAATCCTGGCTTGCCCTTTATCtcatggagaatcttggagatCGGCACATTCAAAGGAGTGAACACGGCCGAATCTCTATCTCGACGCCGTTCGGCCCCACGATCTGTTTCTTTCCTTCCTTCTTTCCTGCTATCCCTCCGGTCAGATCCTGATCTTGAGCCCTCATATCTGTCGAATCGCTTTGATCGGTCGTCTCTTCTTGAATCTTTATACCCCCAATACTTTCCATCTTTCGGGGAATATTCTCGCCTCTTACATATATATCATTCAGGGATTTTGGGGGAAAATCGTAAAGAGATGAGCGAAGCTTTTTACCTTTATAGGGGTCCAGCCCCGCCGTTAGGAAGCCCATTGCTTTGATTTTGTCCAGGTTAGGGACCATCCCCGCTTCTTCCTTGAACCGAGCGAGATAATCCCCCGGCTCTTCATTCGCCCTCTGTCGGCAGTGGACCAGGGCTTCAGTATCCTTCGCGTTTCGGCATAGGTGCGAGTAGTACTTCAAGAACTTCCTCTTCAACTGCTCGTAGGACCCGATGGACCGAGGTTTTAGGGACTTGTACCACATCGACGCAGCCCCTTTGAGATAAGTCTTGAACATTTTGCACAACATAATATCATTGTGGCCCATCCCAACCATCAGGAGTTCATATTTTTCACAGTGGTCCTCGGGGTCTCCTTTCCCATTGAACTCGCTCAACTTAGGGAATTGTCTCTCTTCGCCCGGGGGGTCGGTATAGCTCAATCTCTTGTGTCACAACAGGTTCTCGATCGGGCCTTCTATCACCGAACAGGGCCTTCTCTAGGCGGTTGAGCCTGAGGCGGGATCCATCGGGCTCTTCATCTGAATCAGAAGAAAAGGGTTGTTTGGTCCTTTTCCTTCGGGGATGCGAATCAGAGTCAGACTCATCTTCTTCGTCATACGCCCTACGTTCCCTTCTATCTTTATTCGCTCTGCCGGTCTTGTCGGCCCGCATCACTTCCCTCAAGGTTCGTTCTTGCAGTTCAATTTCCTCCATTTACAGTTGTAGGGCCTTCAACCGGAGCGCATCAGCTTCTCTTTTCTTGGCTCGCGCTTCCGCTTCCTTGTCAACTTGATCAACTTTGGCCTTACCCTTCTCCGCGGCCTTTTCTGCCCGGATCTTTAGGAGTAAGGCATGTTCTTCAGGGGTTAGCGTAATAACCCCGTCCTCGTCGACTAGGGAGGACGGTTGTCCTTTGTCGGCAAAACCAGGCGGCGGTGAATGTTCATGAATTGTTTCTGTCATGGTCTCGTTCTCAGCTTGTAACTCTCGTATGTCCCACAGACGACACCAAATGTTACGCTCAGATTCCTTCGGGAGCTTGAACAGGCTTCGGCTGCCTTGAGGGTGGCTTCGGCCGTACCCGATaagtgaagagaatgcgaggaTTTGTACCCCCGATTCAACTCCGGTGTGAGAATCGGAATCTGGTTGTAAAGGTAGGGTAATAATACAAGAAAAGAAAAGTGTTTACGAGAATGAGTGTATGTTTTGTCTTACTTCACAGGGGTTTTTATACCCAATTATGCCTTGAATGTCCGGCCGTTACAAATCATTAAGTAGTGAGTGTCCCTTGTTCTGTCCAACGGTCTGCGAGTAGTGGGCATTGGTCTGGGCTTCCGTGGGCCTTCGTTTCGCGGGCCTGAAGGTCATTCGGCCCAATAGCTTAACCGCATATTGGGCCTTCGTTCGATGGGTCATGTTGGGCCTATAACCAACACTAAGGTTTCCAGACATACCCTTCTTGAGCACCTGCTGATCACAGATGGTCTGATCAAACTTGTTGCAAGCAAGACTTCATTAAACTCTGATCAAACTTGTCGCCAGCAAGAAAAACTTGTCGCCTTAAAGCATGTATGCCGACTGCCCATAGTTGTAATCTCTGATGTTAAAAGTAGAGGGAAGAATTTTATATCTTAGTCTCTGCTTCATTACAACATATTTTTGTGGTAAATAAATGGAGTTTTATTTTGGCAAATAGTTAGATCTAGGCTTAATTGTATACCAGATAATTGTTAAAGTTACAAAAGTTTCAACATGCTATAACTATAAGAAGGTATCTGTCGCCCATCGGCAGGGGCAGATCCAGCTGACCTAGGCTGAAAAGCAAGCTTGAAACTCCGGATGAACCAAAATTTCAGTATAACTTTCCTTTTCCAAGCTACATTTTTAATCAAAAAATCCACAGAAACCTTTTTTTTGCTCCGGCTATCATGCAAATATAACTACAAGTCATTTCAGCTCCAGCTATTCTGAAATCCTAGTTCCACCACAGCACGTTGGTAATTGAATCACAATTTGGTATGTTTCCATGGTCTTTGCCCTGGCGAATTTCTACTGCTTTTATTATAGTTAGGGCTGAGCATCGGGCGGTTTGGCCGGTTTCGGAGtgccaaaccaaaccaaaccgaAAATCACGGTTTCCTTCACCATGAAACCATAACCGAACCGAAAGTTAgaaaaaccaaaccaaaccaaaccgaTTACTAACGGTTTGGTTCGGTCGGTTTCGGTTTAATACccaaattttaataattttttattgaaATATTTTCTAGTTAAATTCTAATTAATTTTATATGTACTAGAAGTCTGGAATATATTTTTGCATATGCTAGCAGATTACCATTCATCATCACACATACATGTATAAATAAAGTAAATAACTTTTATAACTAAAATCCATTGCATTGTTTAATAAGCAGCAAATGATCCATCAGTAGCAACAGGATCCACAATAATAACATCAGGATCAGCAATAACATTTGTAGCAGGCCTCGGTTGAGAATCATCGACTGCTACATTTCGCAAAATATCGCTTTCATTTGCTCCGGCAGGAACACTTTCATTTTCAGGAGTTGGAGTAGACATGTTAAGTTGTAAGCTGTTGAAAACAACAGTGAAAATTAGCATAAGATTGAATCAAGATATGAAAGAGTACTATCTAAAAAAGATTGAATAATATTATAGTACACTATACATTACAAAAGGGATTTAATATCTTAAATCTTAATCATAAAAA is from Apium graveolens cultivar Ventura unplaced genomic scaffold, ASM990537v1 ctg8243, whole genome shotgun sequence and encodes:
- the LOC141704784 gene encoding uncharacterized protein LOC141704784 encodes the protein MKVPNHKKTPDKYCDYHRDKGHNTDECYHLKKLIERMIKDDELNQFVRDLRDRLGPKENQEEEIEADEPERRDRIRGEVKTIFGGSILDKDSKTTKKKYARQVYNLYQFGQAKPHMPMTFSTEDYEDVIRPHEDPLIINPIIGQNKIWKVMVDIGSSANILFHKTYCKMNLAGEQLEPCNEAPLYAIGGHPIQFEGTITLPVLLGKLPYTVEKLVKFYVVRIESLYNAIFGRPFLSTFEAMESIPYL